The Saccharothrix variisporea genome has a segment encoding these proteins:
- a CDS encoding LLM class flavin-dependent oxidoreductase has product MTERQLHLNAFLMGVGHHEAAWRHPRTDPSAVEDVRHYQRLAQIAERGAFDSVFLADGVQVFGDVRHSAASRFEPLTLLSAVAQATSRIGLIATASTGFSEPYNLARAFASLDHISGGRAGWNIVTTAGDRAAQNFNRDANAEHAQRYRRAAEFVDVVTALWDSWEDDALVVDPASGVFADPAKVHEINHRGTFFQVRGPLNATRTPQGHPLLVQAGSSEDGKDFAARHAEAVFTAQQTFAEAVAFYRDLKGRLADHGRTPDQLVVLPGIVPVLGSTEQEARRLSDELDDLIVPTRAVAQLTDLIGIDLTDHPLDERLPKLPPVTRVNGAKSRFELVRDLAEREGLTLRQLLRRLGGGRGHQVVVGTPESIADHVETWFRGQAADGFNVMPPLLPSGLEEFVDHVVPLLRRRGLFRTEYTGTTLREHYGLARPRSRFAAPLPV; this is encoded by the coding sequence ATGACGGAACGCCAGTTGCACCTGAACGCCTTCCTGATGGGGGTCGGCCACCACGAAGCCGCCTGGCGGCACCCCCGCACCGACCCCTCCGCCGTGGAGGACGTCCGGCACTACCAACGCCTCGCGCAGATCGCCGAGCGGGGCGCGTTCGACTCCGTCTTCCTCGCCGACGGCGTGCAGGTGTTCGGCGACGTCCGGCACAGCGCCGCCAGCCGGTTCGAGCCGCTGACCCTGCTCTCCGCGGTCGCCCAGGCCACCAGCCGGATCGGGTTGATCGCCACCGCCTCCACCGGGTTCAGCGAGCCCTACAACCTGGCCCGCGCGTTCGCCTCCCTCGACCACATCAGCGGCGGCCGGGCCGGCTGGAACATCGTCACCACCGCCGGGGACCGCGCCGCCCAGAACTTCAACCGGGACGCCAACGCCGAGCACGCCCAGCGCTACCGCCGCGCCGCCGAGTTCGTGGACGTCGTCACCGCGCTGTGGGACAGCTGGGAGGACGACGCCCTCGTCGTGGACCCGGCCTCCGGCGTGTTCGCCGACCCCGCCAAGGTGCACGAGATCAACCACCGCGGCACGTTCTTCCAGGTCCGCGGGCCGCTCAACGCCACGCGCACCCCGCAGGGCCACCCGCTGCTGGTGCAGGCCGGGTCGTCCGAGGACGGCAAGGACTTCGCCGCCCGGCACGCCGAAGCGGTCTTCACCGCGCAGCAGACCTTCGCCGAGGCGGTCGCGTTCTACCGGGACCTCAAGGGCCGCCTCGCCGACCACGGCCGCACGCCGGACCAGCTCGTCGTGCTGCCCGGGATCGTGCCGGTGCTGGGGTCCACCGAGCAGGAGGCCCGGCGCCTGTCCGACGAGCTGGACGACCTGATCGTGCCGACCCGCGCGGTGGCGCAGCTGACCGACCTGATCGGCATCGACCTCACCGACCACCCGCTGGACGAGCGCCTGCCGAAGCTGCCGCCGGTCACCCGGGTCAACGGCGCGAAGAGCCGGTTCGAGCTGGTCCGGGACCTGGCCGAGCGCGAGGGCCTGACCCTGCGGCAGTTGCTGCGCCGGCTGGGCGGCGGGCGCGGGCACCAGGTCGTCGTCGGCACGCCCGAGTCGATCGCCGACCACGTCGAGACGTGGTTCCGGGGCCAGGCGGCGGACGGGTTCAACGTCATGCCGCCGCTGCTGCCCTCCGGCCTGGAGGAGTTCGTCGACCACGTGGTGCCGCTGCTGCGCCGCCGCGGCCTGTTCCGCACCGAGTACACCGGCACGACCCTGCGCGAGCACTACGGCCTGGCCCGCCCGCGCAGCCGGTTCGCCGCCCCGCTGCCCGTCTGA
- a CDS encoding ABC transporter substrate-binding protein — protein sequence MTPSRRDFLALSLFGLATAAVGCGTAAGNGGAETKTLRYQGWAGQVTPPELAADLGYLGDVKLEWVGNTTSGPQDIQSAATGQVDFGGAFNGAVVKLVGAGAPVRAVIGYYGIDQNTFNGFYVLEDSPIRSARDLIGKKVGMNTLGAHSEAMLGIYLQRNGISREEAKGVEALALPPVNTEQSLRQKQIDVAVLGGILRDKAVAAGGIRPLFNDFELLGAFTAGTYVLTEKFLQQNPGTVRTFVTGVAKAIEWSRTTPRDEVIARFTDIIGRRGRNEDISTLKYWKSYGVAGKGGLIQDKELSIWVDWLAERGEVRKDALTLSDAYTNDFNELRS from the coding sequence ATGACCCCCTCCCGGAGGGACTTCCTCGCCCTGAGCCTGTTCGGCCTCGCCACGGCGGCGGTCGGGTGCGGCACGGCGGCCGGCAACGGCGGCGCCGAGACGAAAACCCTGCGCTACCAGGGCTGGGCGGGCCAGGTGACCCCGCCCGAGCTGGCCGCCGACCTCGGCTACCTCGGCGACGTGAAGCTGGAGTGGGTCGGCAACACCACCAGCGGACCGCAGGACATCCAGTCCGCCGCCACCGGCCAGGTCGACTTCGGCGGCGCGTTCAACGGCGCGGTGGTGAAGCTGGTCGGCGCGGGCGCGCCCGTGCGGGCGGTCATCGGCTACTACGGCATCGACCAGAACACCTTCAACGGGTTCTACGTGCTGGAGGACTCGCCGATCCGCTCCGCCCGCGACCTGATCGGCAAGAAGGTCGGCATGAACACCCTCGGCGCGCACTCCGAGGCGATGCTCGGCATCTACCTCCAGCGCAACGGCATCAGCCGGGAGGAGGCCAAGGGCGTCGAGGCGCTGGCCCTGCCGCCGGTCAACACCGAGCAGTCGTTGCGGCAGAAGCAGATCGACGTGGCCGTGCTCGGCGGCATCCTGCGGGACAAAGCGGTCGCCGCGGGCGGCATCCGGCCGCTGTTCAACGACTTCGAGCTGCTCGGCGCGTTCACCGCGGGCACCTACGTGCTGACCGAGAAGTTCCTCCAGCAGAACCCCGGCACGGTCCGCACGTTCGTGACCGGGGTGGCCAAGGCGATCGAGTGGTCGCGCACCACGCCGCGCGACGAGGTGATCGCCCGGTTCACCGACATCATCGGCCGGCGCGGGCGCAACGAGGACATCTCCACCCTCAAGTACTGGAAGTCCTACGGCGTGGCCGGCAAGGGCGGCCTGATCCAGGACAAGGAGCTGTCCATCTGGGTGGACTGGCTCGCCGAGCGCGGCGAGGTCCGCAAGGACGCGCTGACCCTGTCCGACGCCTACACCAACGACTTCAACGAGCTGAGGTCCTGA
- a CDS encoding ABC transporter ATP-binding protein, whose product MTAHISLRGVTKKFPDRRNRTELTALDGIDLDVAAGEFVVVVGPSGCGKSTLLDLLGGLTTPTSGRILVDGKPVTGPGLDRGTVFQQYALLPWRTAQGNVEFGLEAVGVPRRERAERAREFLDLVGLTGFEHRHPHELSGGMRQRVAIARSLAYDPGVLLMDEPFAALDAQTRESLQDELLRIWERTGKTVVFITHGIEEAVYLGQRVAVLTSRPGRLKRVVPIDLGARADTVDLRSSPEFGRYRHEIWTLLHDEVARAQKEVVPA is encoded by the coding sequence ATGACCGCGCACATCAGCCTTCGGGGCGTGACCAAGAAGTTCCCGGACCGCCGCAACAGGACCGAGCTGACCGCGCTGGACGGGATCGACCTGGACGTGGCGGCGGGGGAGTTCGTCGTGGTCGTCGGGCCGAGCGGGTGCGGCAAGTCCACGCTGCTGGACCTGCTCGGCGGCCTCACCACGCCCACGTCCGGCCGCATCCTGGTCGACGGCAAGCCGGTCACCGGGCCGGGCCTGGACCGGGGCACGGTGTTCCAGCAGTACGCCCTGCTGCCGTGGCGCACCGCCCAGGGCAACGTCGAGTTCGGGCTGGAGGCGGTCGGCGTGCCGCGCCGGGAACGCGCCGAGCGGGCGCGCGAGTTCCTGGACCTGGTCGGACTGACCGGGTTCGAGCACCGGCACCCGCACGAGCTGTCCGGCGGCATGCGGCAGCGCGTGGCCATCGCCCGCAGCCTCGCCTACGACCCGGGCGTGCTGCTGATGGACGAGCCGTTCGCCGCGCTGGACGCCCAGACCCGCGAGTCGCTGCAGGACGAGCTGCTGCGCATCTGGGAACGCACCGGCAAGACGGTCGTGTTCATCACCCACGGCATCGAGGAAGCCGTCTACCTCGGGCAGCGGGTCGCCGTGCTGACCTCGCGGCCGGGCCGGCTCAAGCGGGTCGTGCCGATCGACCTCGGTGCCCGCGCGGACACCGTGGACCTGCGCTCCAGCCCGGAGTTCGGCCGGTACCGCCACGAGATCTGGACGTTGCTGCACGACGAGGTCGCCCGCGCCCAAAAGGAGGTGGTCCCGGCATGA
- a CDS encoding ABC transporter permease — MSAVVLEKPPAPAPPAPPPVRRKGSGVLLGVVRRSVAVVALLAVWELAPRLGLVDRTFLPPFSEVAAAWWTLATNGQLATHVQASLVRSLSGFGLAVATAVPLGLLIGWYRRLADLLNPLLELFRNTAALALLPVFVLLLGIGETSKISIVFYACTWPVLLNTISAVRDVDPTLLRLARSLDLPPHRLFQKVILPASVPAVFTGIRLAGAVSILVLVAAEMVGAKAGLGFLVNSAQYNFAVPQMYAGIVTISAIGLLFNQVLVALERRATSWKGTS, encoded by the coding sequence ATGAGCGCCGTGGTCCTGGAGAAACCGCCCGCACCCGCACCGCCCGCACCGCCACCGGTGCGGCGCAAGGGGTCCGGGGTGCTGCTGGGCGTGGTCCGGCGCAGTGTCGCCGTGGTGGCGCTGCTGGCGGTGTGGGAGCTCGCGCCGCGCCTGGGTCTGGTGGACCGGACGTTCCTGCCGCCGTTCTCCGAGGTCGCCGCGGCCTGGTGGACGCTGGCGACCAACGGGCAGCTGGCCACGCACGTGCAGGCGAGCCTGGTGCGGTCGCTGTCCGGGTTCGGCCTGGCGGTGGCCACGGCGGTGCCGTTGGGGCTGCTCATCGGCTGGTACCGGCGGCTGGCGGACCTGCTCAACCCGCTGCTGGAGCTGTTCCGCAACACGGCCGCGCTCGCGTTGCTGCCGGTGTTCGTGCTGCTGCTGGGGATCGGCGAGACGTCGAAGATCTCCATCGTGTTCTACGCCTGCACCTGGCCGGTGCTGCTCAACACCATCAGCGCCGTCCGTGACGTGGACCCGACGCTGCTGCGGCTGGCGCGGTCGCTGGACCTGCCGCCGCACCGGCTGTTCCAGAAGGTGATCCTGCCCGCGTCGGTGCCCGCGGTGTTCACCGGCATCCGGCTCGCGGGCGCGGTGTCGATCCTGGTGCTGGTGGCGGCGGAGATGGTCGGGGCCAAGGCGGGCCTGGGCTTCCTGGTCAACTCCGCGCAGTACAACTTCGCCGTGCCGCAGATGTACGCGGGGATCGTGACGATCTCGGCCATCGGCCTGCTGTTCAACCAGGTGCTCGTCGCGTTGGAGCGCCGGGCCACGTCGTGGAAGGGGACCTCATGA
- a CDS encoding FAD-dependent oxidoreductase, translating to MSTWDADVLVVGGGPAATWAALKAAQAGADVVLADKGYCGTSGATASVGTGVWYVPPEPEAREAAMASREALGGYLADRRWMARVLDQTYANIEELARVARYPFPVGPDGTPLRNGLQGPEYMRRMRVLVRRAGVRILDHSPVTELLTDSAGAVAGASGYRRQEREDYTVRAGAVVLATGGCAFLSGALGCNVNTGDGALFAAEAGAELSGMEFSNAYGIAPEGTSVTKTAFYSFATFYREDGSVLEGAGSTRGRSVIARTLLSEKVYCRLDRADEAARRAMRLAQPNFFLPFDRTGVDPFTERFAVTLLLEGTVRGTGGIRVVDDDCATTVPGLYAAGDAATREPICGGFTGGGSHNAAWAMSSGTWAGRAAAVHARSVGRSARVVRPVGGAGLRPTGRAGRSGAHRDVVRAVQAEVAPYDKNYLRHGDVLERSVKLLDDAWLDARETLRDDDVVRSRQAAAMLAHARWMYRSALARTETRGMAKRLDFPDQDPSQHHRIVTGGLDDVWVRAEVAR from the coding sequence ATGAGCACCTGGGACGCGGACGTGCTGGTCGTCGGCGGGGGACCGGCGGCCACGTGGGCGGCGCTGAAGGCGGCGCAGGCCGGCGCGGACGTCGTGTTGGCGGACAAGGGGTACTGCGGCACGAGCGGCGCGACGGCGTCGGTCGGGACGGGCGTCTGGTACGTGCCGCCGGAGCCCGAGGCGCGCGAAGCGGCGATGGCGAGCCGGGAGGCTTTGGGCGGGTACCTGGCCGACCGACGGTGGATGGCACGGGTGCTGGACCAGACCTACGCGAACATCGAGGAGTTGGCGCGCGTCGCCCGCTACCCGTTCCCGGTGGGTCCGGACGGGACCCCGCTGCGCAACGGGTTGCAGGGGCCGGAGTACATGCGGCGGATGCGGGTGCTGGTGCGCCGGGCCGGGGTGCGGATCCTGGACCACAGCCCGGTGACCGAGTTGCTGACCGACTCGGCGGGCGCGGTCGCGGGTGCGAGCGGGTACCGGCGGCAGGAGCGGGAGGACTACACGGTCCGGGCGGGCGCGGTGGTGCTCGCGACCGGCGGGTGCGCGTTCCTCAGCGGGGCGTTGGGGTGCAACGTCAACACCGGCGACGGGGCGTTGTTCGCGGCGGAGGCGGGCGCGGAGCTGTCCGGGATGGAGTTCTCCAACGCCTACGGCATCGCGCCCGAGGGCACGTCGGTCACCAAGACCGCGTTCTACAGCTTCGCCACCTTCTACCGCGAGGACGGCAGCGTGCTGGAGGGCGCGGGCAGCACGCGGGGCCGGTCGGTGATCGCGCGGACCCTGTTGTCGGAGAAGGTGTACTGCCGGTTGGACCGCGCCGACGAGGCCGCCCGGCGGGCGATGCGCCTGGCGCAGCCCAACTTCTTCCTGCCCTTCGACCGGACGGGCGTGGACCCGTTCACCGAGCGGTTCGCCGTCACGCTGCTGCTGGAGGGGACCGTGCGCGGCACGGGCGGCATCCGGGTCGTGGACGACGACTGCGCCACCACCGTCCCCGGCCTGTACGCGGCGGGTGACGCGGCGACCCGCGAGCCGATCTGCGGCGGGTTCACCGGCGGCGGCAGCCACAACGCGGCGTGGGCGATGTCCTCGGGCACGTGGGCGGGCCGGGCGGCGGCTGTGCACGCGCGTTCGGTCGGGCGGTCGGCGCGGGTGGTCCGGCCGGTGGGTGGTGCCGGACTGCGGCCGACCGGACGCGCGGGCCGGTCGGGGGCGCACCGGGACGTGGTGCGGGCGGTGCAGGCCGAGGTGGCGCCGTACGACAAGAACTACCTGCGGCACGGAGACGTGCTGGAGCGGTCGGTGAAGCTGCTGGACGACGCCTGGCTGGACGCGCGGGAGACCCTGCGCGACGACGACGTGGTCCGGTCGCGGCAGGCGGCGGCGATGCTCGCCCACGCCCGCTGGATGTACCGGTCCGCGCTGGCCCGCACCGAGACCCGGGGCATGGCCAAGCGCCTGGACTTCCCCGACCAGGACCCGTCCCAGCACCACCGGATCGTCACCGGCGGTCTGGACGACGTGTGGGTGCGCGCGGAGGTGGCGCGGTGA
- a CDS encoding 4Fe-4S dicluster domain-containing protein: MIELVSAQRCIACDKCVKVCPTNVFDRGADGVPVISRQDDCQTCFQCEANCPVDALFVAPQTRPLPEPPEVDELERSGLLGSHREKIGWGRGRTPGAARAVGPGLGPAGGTVLIS, encoded by the coding sequence GTGATCGAGCTCGTGTCGGCGCAGCGGTGCATCGCCTGCGACAAGTGCGTGAAGGTGTGCCCCACCAACGTCTTCGACCGGGGCGCGGACGGGGTGCCGGTGATCAGCAGGCAGGACGACTGCCAGACCTGCTTCCAGTGCGAGGCCAACTGCCCGGTGGACGCGTTGTTCGTCGCGCCCCAGACCCGGCCCCTGCCCGAGCCGCCCGAGGTCGACGAGTTGGAGCGGTCCGGTCTGCTGGGCAGCCACCGGGAGAAGATCGGCTGGGGCCGGGGGCGGACGCCGGGCGCGGCGCGGGCCGTCGGGCCGGGGCTGGGACCGGCGGGCGGCACCGTCCTGATCTCCTGA
- a CDS encoding SLC13 family permease — MRRLEALDWLALGLLAAGGLCVAVGWLPADAAGAVLGRVLPLLVFLAAVIVLAELTARAEVFDVLAVHLARLARGRYAVLFLLCVLFASLTTAVLNLDTTAVLLTPVMLATARKLDLEVVPFAMTTVWLANTASLLLPASNLTNLLAMDRLGLTPGEFGQVMLWPQVASVAATAVCLWLLYWRSASPAGGRFPLPAAHRPSDPFLFYTALIAVVLFVVGVLVGIPLEIAALACAVVLVAAFALRSRRHLRVHLIPWRLLVLVPGLFLVMGALGAQGLTQLVHGLVNSGQGLSGLLHAAATGAGLSNAINNLPAYVTGEAAVPADDRTRLLAVLIGTNAGPIITPWASLATLLWYERCQSAGVTVSLRKLVSHGAIAAVAATTAAVLALSLAN, encoded by the coding sequence GTGAGGCGGCTGGAAGCGCTGGACTGGCTCGCGCTGGGTCTCCTGGCGGCGGGTGGGCTGTGCGTGGCGGTGGGCTGGTTGCCGGCCGACGCGGCGGGTGCGGTGCTCGGGCGGGTGCTGCCGCTGCTGGTGTTCCTGGCGGCGGTGATCGTGCTGGCCGAGTTGACCGCGCGGGCCGAGGTGTTCGACGTGCTGGCCGTGCACCTGGCGCGGCTGGCACGGGGTCGGTACGCGGTGCTGTTCCTGCTGTGCGTGCTGTTCGCCTCGCTCACCACGGCGGTGCTCAACCTGGACACCACGGCCGTGCTGCTGACCCCGGTCATGCTGGCCACCGCGCGGAAGCTGGACCTCGAGGTCGTGCCGTTCGCCATGACGACGGTGTGGCTGGCCAACACGGCGAGCCTGCTGCTGCCCGCGTCCAACCTGACCAACCTGCTGGCGATGGACCGGTTGGGGCTGACGCCCGGCGAGTTCGGCCAGGTGATGCTGTGGCCGCAGGTGGCGTCGGTAGCGGCGACGGCGGTGTGCCTGTGGCTGCTGTACTGGCGCTCCGCGAGCCCCGCCGGGGGCCGCTTCCCGCTGCCCGCCGCGCACCGCCCCAGCGACCCCTTCCTGTTCTACACCGCTTTGATCGCTGTCGTCCTGTTCGTCGTCGGCGTCCTGGTGGGTATCCCGTTGGAGATCGCCGCCCTGGCCTGCGCGGTCGTGCTGGTAGCGGCCTTCGCGCTCCGCTCCCGCCGCCACCTGCGCGTCCACCTGATCCCGTGGCGGCTGTTGGTCCTGGTCCCGGGGTTGTTCCTGGTGATGGGAGCGCTGGGCGCGCAGGGCCTGACGCAGTTGGTCCACGGCCTGGTCAACAGCGGCCAGGGCCTGTCCGGCCTGCTCCACGCCGCCGCGACCGGCGCGGGCCTGTCCAACGCCATCAACAACCTGCCCGCTTACGTGACCGGTGAGGCGGCCGTGCCCGCCGACGACCGCACCCGCCTGCTGGCAGTCCTGATCGGCACCAACGCCGGCCCGATCATCACGCCGTGGGCGTCCTTGGCCACCCTGCTGTGGTACGAACGCTGCCAGTCCGCCGGCGTCACGGTGTCCCTGCGCAAGCTCGTCTCCCACGGCGCCATCGCCGCCGTAGCCGCCACCACAGCCGCCGTCCTCGCCCTCTCCCTCGCCAACTGA
- a CDS encoding HSP18 transcriptional regulator, translating into MDDPVHGMKALHEAVTTARQGLPTDPLAALHTLRLLRDTLAAWEPELIAAARLDGTSWAALAPALGVTSRQAAERRFLRLQPTTTGETTGEARIDAQRDRRAGDRAVADWARRNAATLRKLASHAATRLTDTDTADRLDEALAHHDPTTLLAPLAAAHPHLADHHGDLADQIDAITDHTTALRRQAGEQRRQRRA; encoded by the coding sequence ATGGACGACCCGGTGCACGGCATGAAGGCACTCCACGAGGCGGTCACCACCGCCCGCCAGGGCCTGCCCACGGACCCCTTGGCCGCCCTCCACACCCTCCGGCTGCTGCGCGACACCCTCGCCGCGTGGGAACCCGAGCTCATCGCCGCCGCCCGCCTCGACGGCACCAGCTGGGCCGCCTTGGCCCCGGCCCTCGGCGTGACCAGCAGGCAGGCCGCCGAACGCCGCTTCCTGCGCCTGCAACCCACCACGACCGGCGAGACCACCGGCGAGGCCCGCATCGACGCCCAGCGCGACCGCCGCGCCGGCGACCGGGCGGTGGCCGACTGGGCCCGCCGCAACGCCGCTACCCTGCGCAAACTGGCCAGCCACGCCGCCACCAGGCTGACCGACACCGACACGGCCGACCGCCTGGACGAGGCCCTGGCCCACCACGACCCGACGACCCTGCTGGCCCCCCTGGCCGCCGCCCACCCCCACCTCGCGGACCACCACGGCGACCTGGCCGACCAGATCGACGCCATCACCGACCACACCACGGCCCTGCGCCGCCAAGCCGGCGAACAACGCCGCCAGCGCCGAGCCTGA
- a CDS encoding Hsp20/alpha crystallin family protein, which translates to MLMRTDPFRDLDRLAQQFFGATTGTWSKPAAMPMDAYRAGDEFVVCFDLPGVNPDAIELDVERNVLTVKAERRPLPSGDDVQMQVSERPLGVFSRQLFLGDTLDTDHITADYNAGVLTLRIPVAEKAKPRRIAISGERTDRSEHKVIES; encoded by the coding sequence ATGTTGATGCGCACCGACCCGTTCCGCGACCTGGACCGCCTGGCGCAGCAGTTCTTCGGCGCCACCACGGGGACGTGGTCCAAGCCCGCCGCGATGCCGATGGACGCCTACCGCGCGGGTGACGAGTTCGTGGTCTGCTTCGACCTGCCCGGGGTGAACCCGGACGCCATCGAGCTCGACGTCGAGCGCAACGTGCTGACCGTCAAGGCCGAGCGCCGTCCGCTGCCCTCCGGCGACGACGTGCAGATGCAGGTCTCCGAGCGCCCGCTGGGCGTGTTCTCGCGGCAGCTGTTCCTCGGCGACACGCTGGACACCGACCACATCACGGCCGACTACAACGCGGGCGTGCTGACCCTGCGGATCCCCGTCGCCGAGAAGGCCAAGCCGCGCCGCATCGCCATCTCCGGCGAGCGCACCGACCGCAGCGAGCACAAGGTGATCGAGTCCTGA
- a CDS encoding DUF6292 family protein — translation MTVVVPLPTDQQAAVHLLHGYLTDVAAALGVGPESCTVDQDTPVSAYLALDTHLPTHPDRDLALLWDERTGWAAAVETHSGEDLIVVDHLDDPDLLPPPHRVARFVRTLHTEGPRHRDPRHHRTATTHAALARLLRRRPNPDLAPGRHAHPAGIAAAG, via the coding sequence GTGACCGTCGTCGTCCCCCTGCCCACCGACCAGCAGGCGGCCGTCCACCTCCTGCACGGCTACCTGACCGACGTCGCCGCCGCCCTGGGCGTGGGCCCGGAGAGCTGCACCGTCGACCAGGACACGCCCGTCTCGGCGTACCTGGCCCTGGACACCCACCTGCCCACCCACCCCGACCGCGACCTGGCCCTGCTGTGGGACGAGCGCACCGGGTGGGCAGCGGCCGTGGAGACCCACTCCGGCGAGGACCTGATCGTCGTCGACCACCTCGACGACCCCGACCTCCTGCCCCCACCCCACCGCGTGGCCCGCTTCGTCCGCACCCTGCACACCGAAGGCCCCCGCCACCGCGACCCCCGACACCACCGCACCGCGACCACCCACGCCGCCCTGGCCCGCCTGCTGCGCCGCCGCCCGAACCCGGATCTGGCACCCGGCCGGCACGCACATCCCGCCGGCATCGCCGCGGCCGGCTGA
- a CDS encoding peroxiredoxin family protein, with amino-acid sequence MLTPGSAAPEMVLQDTTGHTVRLSDHVGRHAVLLYFMRSTTCPVCNRHVRDLAADADRFTAAGVQVLVAVPEDRGTAAAWKAKRNTPFPVLTALDGTPHELVGLSRKVFGSMQQSGSILVDTHGTVRHAHGSTLPTAAYDKKGVAAAIESLHTPA; translated from the coding sequence GTGCTCACACCCGGGTCGGCCGCTCCGGAAATGGTGTTGCAGGACACCACCGGCCACACCGTCCGCCTCTCCGACCACGTCGGCCGGCACGCCGTGCTGCTGTACTTCATGCGGTCCACGACGTGCCCCGTCTGCAACCGGCACGTCCGTGACCTCGCCGCCGACGCCGACCGGTTCACGGCGGCCGGCGTCCAGGTCCTGGTCGCGGTCCCGGAGGACCGTGGGACGGCGGCGGCGTGGAAGGCCAAGCGGAACACCCCGTTCCCGGTCCTCACGGCCCTCGACGGCACCCCGCACGAGCTGGTCGGCCTGAGCCGGAAGGTGTTCGGTTCGATGCAGCAGTCCGGCAGCATCCTGGTCGACACCCACGGCACCGTCCGCCACGCCCACGGCTCCACCCTCCCCACCGCCGCCTACGACAAGAAGGGCGTGGCGGCAGCCATCGAGTCCCTGCACACCCCGGCCTGA
- a CDS encoding serine hydrolase domain-containing protein, which produces MHGDAKLAEKLVQRLGPRHPVAAVATVTPSGTTVATVGAPLDADFEIGSISKGVTGLLYADALERGEVTPSTTLGDLLDLAGSPAAGVTLSSLSTHRSGLPRLPAPSVRKTLALWLHGANPYGETVDELLAQTRAVRLGPPRPHYSNLGFQLLGHALAAAAGTTFTALLDTRIATPLGLTTFYAPATASDLHPGALTGRTKRGRRRAPWTGEALAPAGGIRTTITDLAHLTETLLTGEAPGTDALTPVADFTGKVVRIGAAWITLDRLGRTITWHNGGTGGFSTWLGLDRAAGTAVAVLSATAVSVDHHGFTLLAELTAAEGS; this is translated from the coding sequence GTGCACGGTGATGCGAAGCTCGCGGAGAAGTTGGTCCAACGCCTGGGTCCCCGGCACCCGGTGGCCGCCGTCGCCACGGTGACGCCCTCGGGGACGACCGTGGCCACCGTTGGCGCACCTCTGGACGCCGACTTCGAGATCGGCTCGATCTCCAAGGGCGTCACCGGCCTGCTGTACGCCGACGCGCTGGAACGCGGCGAGGTCACGCCGTCCACCACCCTGGGCGACCTGCTGGACCTGGCCGGTTCCCCGGCGGCCGGCGTGACCCTGTCGTCCCTCAGCACCCACCGGTCGGGCCTGCCCAGGCTGCCGGCGCCCTCGGTCCGCAAGACCCTCGCCCTGTGGCTGCACGGCGCCAACCCCTACGGCGAGACCGTCGACGAACTCCTCGCCCAGACCCGTGCGGTCCGCCTGGGCCCGCCCCGCCCCCACTACTCCAACCTGGGCTTCCAACTCCTCGGCCACGCCCTGGCAGCCGCCGCCGGCACCACCTTCACCGCCCTGCTCGACACCCGCATCGCCACCCCGCTGGGCCTGACCACCTTCTACGCCCCGGCCACGGCATCCGACCTGCACCCCGGCGCCCTCACCGGCAGGACCAAGCGAGGCCGCCGCCGCGCCCCGTGGACCGGCGAGGCCCTGGCCCCGGCGGGCGGCATCCGCACCACGATCACCGACCTGGCCCACCTCACCGAGACCCTCCTCACCGGCGAGGCCCCCGGCACCGACGCCCTGACCCCGGTGGCCGACTTCACCGGCAAGGTCGTCCGCATCGGCGCGGCGTGGATCACCCTGGACCGCCTCGGCCGCACCATCACCTGGCACAACGGCGGCACCGGCGGCTTCAGCACCTGGCTGGGCCTGGACCGCGCCGCCGGCACCGCGGTCGCCGTCCTGTCCGCGACCGCGGTCTCCGTGGACCACCACGGCTTCACCCTGCTCGCGGAACTCACCGCAGCCGAAGGCAGTTAG